A genomic window from Quercus lobata isolate SW786 chromosome 10, ValleyOak3.0 Primary Assembly, whole genome shotgun sequence includes:
- the LOC115965950 gene encoding aspartic proteinase nepenthesin-1, producing MASLSLFIFVTLAILVILFVNPTFSTSRRALKHKKVQTGFRVTLKHVDSGKNLTKFERIQRGMKRGQLRLQRLSAGTTASSDAAQVEAPIHAGTGEFLMNLAIGTPPESFSAILDTGSDLIWTQCKPCTQCYDQPTPIFDPKKSSSFSKLSCNSQLCSALPASTCASDGCEYIYQYGDYSVTQGILASETFTFGDKVSIPNVGFGCGSDNEGDGFSQGSGLVGLGRGPLSLVSQLEEPKFSYCLTSLDDSKTSSLFLGSLSSVNSTQKKSITTTTLTKNPSQPSFYYLSLKGISVGGTRLDIDKSTFEVQDDGSGGLIIDSGTTLTYIDGHAFDALKKEFIAQTKLPVDSSGVSGLDLCFTSPSDTSDVEVPKLIFHFNGGDLDLPAENYVVTDSSSGLLCLALGSSGNSGMSIFGNIQQQNYLVIHDLAKETLSFIPKQCDGL from the coding sequence ATGGCTTCTTTATCTTTATTCATATTTGTTACACTAGCAATACTTGTCATCTTATTCGTTAACCCTACGTTTTCCACCTCAAGGAGAGCTCTTAAGCACAAAAAAGTGCAAACCGGTTTCCGGGTCACACTCAAACATGTTGATTCAGGTAAAAACCTCACTAAATTCGAGCGAATCCAGCGAGGAATGAAGCGAGGGCAACTCAGGTTGCAGAGGCTTAGTGCAGGCACCACAGCCTCATCAGATGCTGCACAAGTTGAAGCACCAATACATGCAGGCACAGGTGAGTTTCTGATGAACTTAGCTATTGGTACACCACCAGAGAGCTTCTCAGCAATCCTAGACACCGGCAGTGATTTGATATGGACTCAATGCAAGCCTTGTACACAGTGTTATGACCAGCCCACACCAATTTTCGATCCCAAAAAATCATCTTCTTTCTCTAAGTTATCATGTAACAGCCAGTTATGTTCAGCACTACCCGCCTCAACGTGTGCTAGTGATGGTTGTGAGTATATCTATCAATATGGTGATTATTCTGTGACACAAGGCATTTTGGCTAGCGAGACCTTCACGTTTGGTGACAAGGTTTCAATTCCCAACGTTGGGTTCGGTTGTGGGAGTGACAATGAGGGAGATGGGTTCAGCCAAGGTTCAGGCTTGGTGGGTCTTGGACGTGGACCCTTGTCGTTGGTTTCACAGCTTGAGGAACCcaaattttcttattgtttaaCTTCCCTTGATGATTCAAAAACTAGTTCACTTTTTTTGGGGTCTCTATCAAGTGTGAATAGCacgcaaaaaaaatcaatcaccaCAACCACTTTAACCAAAAATCCATCTCAGccatctttttattatctttctCTTAAAGGGATCTCTGTTGGTGGCACTCGCTTGGACATTGATAAATCCACTTTTGAGGTACAAGATGATGGTAGTGGTGGCCTAATCATAGACTCTGGCACAACCCTTACTTACATTGATGGTCATGCTTTTGATGCACTCAAAAAAGAATTCATTGCTCAAACTAAACTTCCTGTGGATTCTTCGGGTGTCTCTGGCCTTGATCTTTGCTTTACATCGCCTTCTGACACAAGTGATGTAGAGGTTCCAAAATTGATTTTCCATTTCAATGGTGGTGATTTGGATTTGCCTGCAGAAAACTATGTGGTTACGGATTCAAGTTCGGGATTGCTTTGCTTGGCCTTAGGGAGCTCAGGAAACTCAGGCATGTCAATCTTTGGGAATATTCAGCAGCAGAACTATTTGGTAATCCATGATCTTGCCAAGGAGACCTTGTCGTTCATTCCTAAGCAATGTGATGGGTTGTGA